The sequence below is a genomic window from Arcobacter sp. LA11.
TTAAAAGCAGCAATTCATCCAGAACTTCAAATAGTAAATGTTCCAGCAGGTATGGAAAATAATTTACAGGAGCTTTAATGATAAACGAGAATAGATTGCTTAATGAAGCAAATGTCTTTTTCACTGAAAGAAAATTTGACAAAGCTTTATTTATATATTCACAACTATCATCAAACTTTCCAGATAATAAAGAATACCCTATTTATGCCCTTTTTTGTGATATTGCAAGTGAAGATGTTGACAAAGCAATATCTTTATTTGATTATTTTTCAATTGTAAAAGAAGAGAATATTGACGAAGCTATTACGTATGTAGAAGATGTTATCAATGCATATGATGGTGATGTTGATAAAATGATGGAAATATTACAAGATTTAAGTGCCTCTACGGTTGATACTTTAGATGCTATTAGATATGAAGATTTTAAAAGATTAATTGAATCAAGAGGTTCTTTTAGAGTTGCTTTTGAAGATATTATGTTTTCAACAAAAGTTGCAATAGAAAATAAAGAAGATTTTTTTGATTTTGTAACTAAGCTAATTGAAAATGATTTTAATACTACTGCATATTCATATTTAGATGGTTTTAATGAATACTTTTCATATGATACTAAAATAGAAGAATTATATAAAAAATTAGAAGAGAAGAAACTTGCAGTTAATCATAAATAATAAAATATTTACAGACAATTCAAAAGATGTTAACGAAAATTCAGTTTTTGTAGTTTCAAAACAAAATGAAAGATTTAAACAAGATGCTATAAACAATGGTTGTAAAGAAATTGTTGAGGCAAAAGATTTAAAAAATCATATTGATATTTCAAGTATTAAAATTATTGGTATTACTGGAACAAATGGTAAAACTACAACGGCTGCTGCTATATACTCTATTTTATTAGACCTTGGATATAAAGTTGCTCTTCAAGGTACACGAGGCTTTTTTATAAATGATGAAAGAGTTGAAGACTATACTTTAACTACTCCTGTACAACTTGGAAACTTTGCTCATATTCAAAAGGCAATAGAAAATCAGTGTGATTTTTTTGTTATGGAAGTAAGTTCTCATGCAATTGAACAAAAAAGAATCGAAGGTTTAGATTTTGAACTGAAAATTCATACTAATATTACAAGAGATCATTTAGATTATCATAAAACTATAGAAGAGTATATAAATATTAAGAACTCTTTTTTTAATGATGAATCAAAAAAATTGATAAATAAAGATGATCCTGTTATAAGATTTAATCCTATAAATGCCTCTTCTTATGGTATGGAAAATCCTTCAACATATAATGTATCTGCCTACTCATTTAAAAATGGTATGAATGTAATGTTTTCTAAAATAGAAGATATGTACTCTTTTTCTTCAACAATGATGGGAATATTTAATATTTATAATTTAATGGCTGCTGTTTCTAGTGTAGATATAGTATCTGATAAATCTTTAGAAGAAATATGTGAAGTTGTAGAGAATTTTGCAGGAGTTAGTGGTCGTATGGAAATTATATCTTCAGAACCACTTGTTATTGTAGATTTTGCACATACTCCTGATGGTATGAAAGAAGTTTATGAAAGTTTCAATGATAAAGATATTATTACAGTATTTGGAGCAGGTGGAGATCGAGACCAAGATAAAAGACCTATAATGGGACAAATCGCTTCAAACTTTGCTAAAACAATCATTGTAACATCTGATAATCCAAGGTTTGAAGATCCAGATTTAATTATTGAAGATATTTGTAGGGGAATTAAAAATAAAGATAATCTATTAGTTGAAGTGAATAGAAAAGAAGCTATTAGAAAATCAATTGAATTAGGATACCAAAATCCAAATAGTGTAGTTTTAATTCTTGGTAAAGGTGATGAGCCTTATCAAACAATATATGATAAAAAATTCCCTCTTGTAGATAAAGAAGAGGTTTTAAAGCATATCTCTTAGTGATATGCTTTAACGATTATCCCTTTATTATTTTTCTTAGATTTTACATAATAATTTGTAGGAGTTAAAACAGTATCCTCTCCTAATACATCTTTTATATACCATGTAGTTTCAAGTACTCTTTCTCTAGAAAGTCCCCTATACATATACTCTTTTACTCTATCTTGAAAAGTTTTATCCATATTTTTTATATTTGATTGCATTTTATCAAATATGATATTGTCATCTTGTGCAATTACTGGAATAATTTCAAATCTTATTGCATTTTTGTTTGCTTGTAAAAACTTTGTTAAATTATTTTTACATGAGCTTGTTGGAAATACATCTCCTGCTTTGAAGTTATAACATTTTAAGCTCTTAAATTTAGATGAGTTATAGTATTTTTTAAAACTTCTTTTATCTAGTTTTACAACTTTAGTAACTATCTTTTCTTTGATAACTTCTTTTATAATCTCTTTTGGTTTTTCTTCTTTTTTTATTTTTTCTACATTTTCTTGAACTTTTATTAACGGTTCTTTAATTACTGAATCATTTTTTATTGTTTCATTATCTTTTTGAATCTCTTTACTTTTTTCTATAATTTTTTCTTCATAAAATTTTTCTGTAGAGATTTCATTATTATTTGTTGTTAAACCTGAATTTGATAAATCTTCTTTGTTTACAAATAAATATATTACTACTAAAAAAAGTAATAATGCAATTGCTCCAACTAAATAAAGTAAAATATTTATATCACGATTTTCTTTTTTCTTATCTCGAACACTTGGAATAATGACTTTCTTATTTTTAACAGGCTCTTCTTTTTTTATTTCAACCTTTTCTTCTTTGACATCATTCTCAATAGGTTTTTTAATAGGTTCTTCTTTTATTGCTATTTCTGGATTGGTTTTCTGTGGCTCTTTGGGTTTTTCTTCTTGTGTAGGAGCTTCTTTTTCTTGCTCTTTTTTCTTTTGTTCAGCTTTCTTTAAAGCTGTAGCTTCAATTTCTTTTTTGAGTTTTTCTTCAATTTCTTCTTGTGAAATTGTTTGATTGAGTATTTCTTTTAGTTTTTCTGACTTATTTTTATCCACTTTTAGCCTTTACTCTCTATTTTTGAGATAAATAAACAATATCAATGATATGATAGCTAAAAATAATGGATAGAAGAATAAATACTCTTTTAAAGTTATTTTATTGTTATCTATTTTACTTTTTTCTAATGAATCAATTTGTTTATAAATATCATTTAAATCCTCTTTTGAATGTGCAATATATGCTTTTCCATCCGTTTCTTGAGAAATTCTATTTAGCATAATTTTATTAGATTCTCCAATACCAACACTATAAACTTTGATTGAGTGTTTTTTTAGAAGTTTTATTATTATATCTAAAGGAATAGTACTAGAGTTGTCTTCTCCATCGCTTAGCAAAATAACTATTTTTGATTTAGCTTTCGATGTTTTTAGAATATTTATAGCAGTTGCTAAAGAATCTATCATTGCAGTTTTATCTCCAACAATTCCCACTTCTAGATAGTCAATTATAGATTTTTGCGCTTCTTTATCAAAACTTAGTGGTGTTGCCATCATAACTGAACTTCCAAATACAACAATTGCAACATTGTCATTTACTCTTTTTGGAAGAAATTCTTTTACAATATCTTTTACAACTTTAAATCTATCTTCTCTTACATTTTCACGGTTTAGCCCTAACTCTTTCATTGAACCACTTGTATCTAGACTTAGAACTATATCTACCCCATCTTTTTTTATAAGTTGGGTATGAAATTGTTTATATGGAGACGCAAGAGCAATTATTGCAAAAATTATTGTAAAGTATTTTAAAATACTTATTAAAATAAAAGATTTGTGTTGATTTTTTTCTAGTATATTTAAATGAGGTATTATATATGTAGGTACTTTTGCTTTACAAAAAATTGAACAAATTATAAATGCAAGAATGATTATAAAAAAAATAGGGTATTCAAATTTTATATCTAGTAAATAATTAAACATCAACAATATCCATAAATCTGCCAAATAAGATTTTTACTTCATCACTTAAAGGTTCTACTTCTTTTTTGTATTTAAATTTTTCTAGTTCTTCATTTAGTTCATTAAAGAGATTTTTTTCTCTTTCATTTGATACTAAAAAACGAGTATATTTAGAAATCTCATAAGCAGATTTTTTAGACTCTTTTAAATCTATTTCTTTTAATATTTTATAATATTCTTTTCTTTTATTTTGTTTTTTATTTTTGAAATATTTATAGATAATAAATATAAGGCTTAGTAAAACTAAAATTGCTAATATTAATAATCCAAGAAAAATATAAAAACTTATATCTGGAATTTGTGTTATGTCTTTTATATCGTGAATTTTTAATTCATTCATTATCTCATCAGCCTTAAAAGTTTAGGAAGAGGTTCTTCATCTGTATAGATTTTTGTAAATCTTATTCCACAGTTTTGCAAATGTTCAAATAGTT
It includes:
- a CDS encoding MFS transporter; its protein translation is MDKNKSEKLKEILNQTISQEEIEEKLKKEIEATALKKAEQKKKEQEKEAPTQEEKPKEPQKTNPEIAIKEEPIKKPIENDVKEEKVEIKKEEPVKNKKVIIPSVRDKKKENRDINILLYLVGAIALLLFLVVIYLFVNKEDLSNSGLTTNNNEISTEKFYEEKIIEKSKEIQKDNETIKNDSVIKEPLIKVQENVEKIKKEEKPKEIIKEVIKEKIVTKVVKLDKRSFKKYYNSSKFKSLKCYNFKAGDVFPTSSCKNNLTKFLQANKNAIRFEIIPVIAQDDNIIFDKMQSNIKNMDKTFQDRVKEYMYRGLSRERVLETTWYIKDVLGEDTVLTPTNYYVKSKKNNKGIIVKAYH
- a CDS encoding VWA domain-containing protein → MFNYLLDIKFEYPIFFIIILAFIICSIFCKAKVPTYIIPHLNILEKNQHKSFILISILKYFTIIFAIIALASPYKQFHTQLIKKDGVDIVLSLDTSGSMKELGLNRENVREDRFKVVKDIVKEFLPKRVNDNVAIVVFGSSVMMATPLSFDKEAQKSIIDYLEVGIVGDKTAMIDSLATAINILKTSKAKSKIVILLSDGEDNSSTIPLDIIIKLLKKHSIKVYSVGIGESNKIMLNRISQETDGKAYIAHSKEDLNDIYKQIDSLEKSKIDNNKITLKEYLFFYPLFLAIISLILFIYLKNRE
- a CDS encoding UDP-N-acetylmuramoyl-L-alanyl-D-glutamate--2,6-diaminopimelate ligase, giving the protein MQLIINNKIFTDNSKDVNENSVFVVSKQNERFKQDAINNGCKEIVEAKDLKNHIDISSIKIIGITGTNGKTTTAAAIYSILLDLGYKVALQGTRGFFINDERVEDYTLTTPVQLGNFAHIQKAIENQCDFFVMEVSSHAIEQKRIEGLDFELKIHTNITRDHLDYHKTIEEYINIKNSFFNDESKKLINKDDPVIRFNPINASSYGMENPSTYNVSAYSFKNGMNVMFSKIEDMYSFSSTMMGIFNIYNLMAAVSSVDIVSDKSLEEICEVVENFAGVSGRMEIISSEPLVIVDFAHTPDGMKEVYESFNDKDIITVFGAGGDRDQDKRPIMGQIASNFAKTIIVTSDNPRFEDPDLIIEDICRGIKNKDNLLVEVNRKEAIRKSIELGYQNPNSVVLILGKGDEPYQTIYDKKFPLVDKEEVLKHIS